In Montipora foliosa isolate CH-2021 unplaced genomic scaffold, ASM3666993v2 scaffold_387, whole genome shotgun sequence, the genomic stretch ttcgaaaatgaataaaacaagttgttttaaatctagacatttcatcaatatctatataataaacagaacattacatggccgcttggggatacgaattttatcttctcgtgctgaaactatctctcactcgttcgcttcgctcactcgtgagacatactttcagcactcgaagataaaattcgtatccccgcgcggccatgtaatatcctctatgtacgACGCTTTGCTCGACGACTCATTGACAGATTTGACAAGTTTTCGTTTCGACCAATCAACAGCAACCTAATATAAGCGCGCGAAACCTGAACGGTCGCTCACTGAATAGTCACGTAAGATAATTTTTCTCGCGAGGGAGCAAGTTATAAGTTGAGCTTTACGTTTCTTCTATTTTCCGACTGATTATGAGTTGAATAATAAATTTCTTATTGGACGATTTAGTGTGTAGTATCGTGGGATATTTTTACCTGTCTCTTGTATTTTGACCCGCCCTACGGGCTCGCCAAAATACAACAAGACTCGTACAAATATCCCACtgtacacccttttaataagtctactgccgttttccgctaatgacggcaaactcatgcttttaaaatttattcacaaatgtacaaaggcttcaaacaagaaaagaaatcggaaaagtttcaGGCCTTtttacatttctaaataaaatttgaaagcaagagttcgacgtcattagcggaaaacggcatatattagacttattaaaagggtgtataataCACTAAATCGTCCAATAAGATAATTATAACAAATCGTCCAAATATATCGTGTTGTTTTTGGAACCATTGGATTGAAAAGtcacttttttatttgctttgaaagacTAAAAAAGTCGTTATACTTTGATCATAACCgtgcaatgaaggggaatgggtttaATATCGCGCTGACGTCATAGATTActttgaatttggttggttctttgaaaaacagcgatgcaaattaatttgttacGTCAACTCGGTATAGAACCCAATCCCCTTTATTGCTCGGCTATGGATTAAAGTATGACCACTTGTTCCGtatttcaaagcaaataaaaaaaatgaattttcaatgcaaaggttctaaaaacaacgcAATGTATTTGGACAATTTcggggaaaaaataaataagtaaataaataaataaactaaactTGAACACTGTATTGAGATGATAGACACTTTAATCTAACGATGAGCTGACGCTCGAAACGGAATAACGCATGCGCATCAGCTCGGAAATCTTTCTGACTGTGTTGGTCAATCAGTTACTTTATCAGctcatttgataaaaccaaattttcttataACCAAGAATTATAAAAAGAAGTCAAAGTTCCGACCACTCTATTTATCTCCTTTTAAGTTGCTCAATCAACTCATGAAGACAAAACGACTTATTCTTTTACAATCAAGGTACAAGGTAAGGCAACACACCTGTCTGGTGCAGTTAGAACTACAGTAGCCATTGATTTCCcagtttgtttcttttggcGGAATCGTAAGTGCATGATCTGAGCTTGCTCCAACCAACAATAGCCCCGCATCGTATTTTCTCAGCTGTTTGGTGTAGTAAAACCGGAACCCAGAACTGTCAATTATTCCTTTAAAAATCAAAAAGGAAACGACATGATGAAGGCGCTTGATATTTCAAATTCTGTGCATCGTGTTCTATGCGACATTCGCGCGTGAGCAAATTTCGAGTTTTTCATCCATGCGTTATTATCAGGAGCcaatgactaggagcgaacaacttccATACTAAGCtcatgtcacggcatttttacagaccgatctatttttagactaccttttccctCGGAGAAAAAAGCCGTTCCGGCCCGGTGACGCAATGACGCCAATCCACCCTTCTCGCTGAGACATTGAACTTCACTGATTGAACCGTTCTTCGGTCATGTTCACGTTCATGGATAAAATCCCTCACATTCGGTTTTGCCGCGCGCTATTGTCCTTGGCAATGACTGGGAGTATCCGTGCGCCCCTGTcaatttagggagcttaagattttacgacggcgacggcaacaacaatggcgaaaaacaatgatatcattggttaaaagagcataaataatcgtgctgcacgtgcagcacggattttaggacggattcttgcggtactctgcgtTAGGACGCGACGACGTGAAATtcccaaatttgaggttttgacgacaacgtgagcatgcaacagaaaataatctattctctattttcactttgtaactgttcgtaccaatttatttctaggatacttcgcccaaattgtaagaagtgaacgagataaAATAACTTCGAAAGAATTATGATAACGCAAAGGGATATTttaaggtgacgttttcgttgaagtcgccgtcatagatcttaaggtccctaatatctTATCTACATTACTATATCTTGTAAATTTTAGTCAGATCTTTGCATATCTCGGTCAAGAGAGGATGAcctaagagaacggatccccatgccccatcatcgttttttaaaatttatgttttatagtttttaactttttaaaccttacaatgttattaagtaacgttttgtcgcaagtttttatcgtcaaatctttaatttcgcaaagctattttaactTCTCGTTCCCAACACCGCGcgtatttaaaatttcattacgtcattacaacttgccaatcaggtgcctctctaaaataGCTGAgtagctaaaattagattttaaataaaaactatcattggaagagacccatgtatgggggatccgttctcttacgtCATCCTCTCTTGTACCGGTCATAAACTACGTCACAAAGTAGGTGCGGGCGATAAAGGAGGCTAATTACAAATAAGATAGAGATCTTCGGGAATGTCGAACTATGCCGAATTTCCATAGCGCTTAAAAGAGCGTTTAAacattaataaatatttaaaatttggtGCGGCCCATCGCACTTTGGTCTATCTGCATAAATGATATCTCATTTCAGACTAATCTGGTGATATAAAAACGCGTCTTGTTTGTGTAATATTAATAAGAAATATTCTTACTGAAGTCAATTTTAGAAACATGCTCAACAAAACTAAAGAAATAAGCATCGACCGAAATTCTTAACGTTTCATTACTCCTGGTAGAAAGATACAGATTCGAGTGAAATACGACATCCTTCTCGTTCTTTCGTATCCAAGGTCCCAAAGCCCGGATGAGAGAAATTAACGATTATTAATTTACGATTCGTTATTCGTACCTTCCTTCTTTTCAGGATTATCGTAATGTATCTCCAGGATTACGACTTTCGGGCTGTCAGCTGTTCCAATTGGTAAACCAGCATGCTCAGGGTAATAGAAGGCCTAGAGAAAAGGGAATCACGAAATACCACATAATGTTATTCTTGAAGACTGAGATTCTAGGCAGCCAGAGGCAACCATTGGAAAACAAGTATCTTAAAATCATATTTCATGTTCgcgcaaaaattaaagaaaggaaCGTATGATATAAAGATTTCTTAGCAAAACCAAAGTTCTCCATCATTTTTTTGGCTCAATATCTCACATCACTTTTGCATTTGTCAACTTATCAGAAACACGACTCAAAATGTCTTGCACCCGTTTTCCTCGAGTCTTGCGCCCTCCTCAGTCAGTTAGAGGTGTTTGAAAAGTAACAACACTACATGTACAACAGGTTCTTaatatttcctttctttgaGTGCTCAGACTCAACAACGGCGATTGTAACAGAAATGTGAAATCTATCAAAAAGTAGACTGTTCATTTGATATATTTGACGTCTCGCTTACGACCATTTACGTCAGGCTGAATTTGCGCATTTCCCGAATCAAAGAAACTGATTTCATTTCAACCCATTTCTTTCCTGTTAGCTACAAACTGTCTACATTCACATTCAGATATCGAGCAAAAAGAGAAACAAGTATAATTAAAGGAATTTTCATGGTTTTATGACTAGTAGCAGACTGTCCTTTGCCATTTTTAAATCTCCTGTACGCAGATATGGAGCAGGTTTTAGGCAGCGGCATAAACTCTCGTCTCCTACCAATttggcccaggtttgattcccataCGCACTTGTGGGTTGGGCCGGGTTTGTTGGTTCTTAACTCTTATTACTGACCTTTCCGCCAATAGCCCATCCAGCAATTGATGACCTTCCAGCGCATTCCCTCAACGGAGGGGGCATATTAGATCTGTAACATTTGCCTGAGAAGTTCAAATGGTGAACAGGGAAATCATCTCGGCATTCGTATAAGAGAATATGGTGAACGACACCCTCGTTCCCCGATTGGATAACTGGCTCAATCTGAAAGAAGATTAAGGGAGTTGAACATTTagaaaattcgaaatttgaGATTTGCGCCAATGGTAATGCGTTGGATGACAAAAATTATGCATGACTAAAGTAGTATGGCCAAAGGATGTGAGATCGCTGaggaaggcaaaaaaaaaacagtgtgaGACGAGGGGTAATTTCATTACCtaagttttaaataaaaaagttagaAAGATGCGTGAAACCGATTAGTTTAACTCAAAGACATGTTTACAGACGAATAGAGCCTATGAAATACTCAAGTATTTCTATTTTGAGTTATCCTCTAGAATGGCTTCATTTACCATGCGTTGTCAACTTAGCCAATCAATGTACAATGCCCTCAATTACGTCACATACAGGGCAAACGGGAAAGGTCAGGCAAAATTTGCGGtttaagggactgtgcaataattatcaggaagggggggtcctaaaatgagcttcaccaaaggaaaaattagataggtctcccactccagcagcgtcaagattagctgtgaccccccccccctcacgttctctcaaaattatgttttgccccccccccccccccctctctaacccgtacctttagatattgaaaaacttgagaacagataccaatatcttttatccgacaaccctgcttgtgcgggaaggtttctccgagaggattacaagccagctccccatgatgacagcaacatcagacgttgcaaacaagaggcaaatgatatccaggacaagcttaatgctgtcgtaaccaagttagaaaaacactgaagactggcctcagctgtttacacaattttaatgctgaacaacgtcattcaataaagtctcaagtcggtttaaacgttctgcatcttgtagaagacctggatagggtgatggctaaatataaagcgacatttcctattggtgccaaatctaaagcatccaaatcaagaaaaaagaaggaacagaagaaaaaaagggagaagaagaggattgctgcctcagaaagccgtaggacccgaacctgtataatttttcggtctttgggaggtgaacccattgatgacaactatgaaacagaagtatgtggcattcctcagctagaaactgtagacctagaaaccctctcgctgtttaaatcaagaacagacctggcatgtctgcgggacctcttaaatgccaaatgttttattggcaaagctcacaacgtggtttgtgacttctgtgcatgagcgattgtttcaatctatcatatgttgacattctaaataagttaaagcatgtgtttatgttgatgcaatatttagacattatggatagtcaaaggcgtggcatctgtctatttggaaaatgtttattcattcattatcgaatttgtgaaatttaattaagaccccccccTCAACTtgcttgagaaatctaatgtagagcccccccctcctttccattattttaacttaaggcccccccccctctggttttaggcccccccccccccctcctgataattattgcacagtccctaacaACAATCAGGGAAACAATCTTATTTATTGCCTGTTAGCTACAGACATCCAGGAACCTCCCTCAAAGAAGAGAGAGAACTTGGAGTAAGAGAATTTTTCATACTTTTTTCATAGGCTTTTTTTACCTCCCTGGCGTTTGCCGTTTGCCAGGTCTCATCACGTATCTCTCCGTCAACTATTGAATTACTGCTAGGACCTACAAAACTGGGCACCGTAGTTGTTCGCTCACGGTTATATCCTCCTGTTTAATTTATACAAATGAGTAAGTAGTAAAAGAAGAAATTGCACATTCATTTGGTTATTTcagaataaaataatattacctTTATGATAtgatgtttttcattcagtctGGGGATTTCATGCACCACGCACATGTAACTAGTTTCATCTGCCGGGATTGTGGTCTGgaaaatagtttaaaatattGCAACGACGCCGTCAATGGAACTGTCAGTAGGTTTATTGAGTTAAAAAGGCTCAAAATACTTGATTAAAATCATCGTCATCAAtatgatcataataataattataatggtCAACCCAAACATAAACTGCAGCAAAAATACCGATAACGTGATCTTAGTTTTACCACATTTTCGGGCCACATGTTTTGAGATTTGCTCCTAACCTTCGTTACCAGAGAGCAAAGCTGCAAACTCGAAACCTCTGATCAAGCCAGTGATATCTCTGCGATCGAAGTTATTTTAATTCAAAAATCGGACTGATGTGGCTTTTTTTCCAGTGTCACATGAAGGTCGATAAGCCAAAAATCTCCGCATGCTTAGGAAAAAGCCAGCTTTTACGAAGAACCCTCCTTTTCTCAAGCCGGATTCATAAGGCTACCGACCGTTGAAAGCTCCGTTCAGCAGCCTGGCCTGGTGCCAGCGGAGACAGGAGAAATATGCAGATTGACaaagtttaaccctttaaggcccccccccctccccccaccatCGACATGTAAAATCGtccggcgttagacagagtaaaatctatgagtgACCACTGGGTTAAGACGGCACTTAAAATTATGTTAGCCGTGGAAACTCAAAACTGAAATCGTTACATGAATGAGCATCATAATTACTATCGtcatatatctttattatcACTATCCACGTCATTATCATAATAATTTATCacaaatattgaaaataattcGTCgtcattagagcggttttcaattgagtgtcgaaaataattagagaattactttggttttgcattcaCTCAGTGCATTCACTCAGTGAATGGTGCAatgttctcgcgccactttttcaaccaatcagaagtgaaaccaaaaccaatcgtggctcgcgcgtgcacattttcccgcgctttgtgccagctacgtgtaattacttcgagttttaattgatttactggattgcctccgtgatttttgattggctaaagtaactactttggttttggttttgcgacactcatttgaaaaccgctctatcataATATTTAGGATAATACATCATGATAATTATGACAATATACCATACCTTGTTGTGTATTAGTTCGAATTGTTTTGTATCAGGGGGTAAGGTTGGTCTCTTTGAAGCGGCGTTTAGGAAAAACACACTTCTCGCTCCTCGGTTTTGTGGACTGTGTTGTGGAATGGAGTTTTCTGATAAAGGGTCGTCGTGATGATAGGCGTAAATTACTTTTGTTGTTCCTGGCTGCAAGATTAATTggattatcatcatcataaacAACAAAATGGTTCCAAGATAAGGATCCGATTCTCGGATAAaggctataaaccgtaggcccttcTTACAACCCTTGCTGCTAACAACGTGTCGAAACGTGGTACGTCCAGTTAATTAAGGAACCCGCACATTGTTCACGAATGGTGGGGAATAATTCTCGGCCCGGTTGAAGTCTATCTCTGTCTCTGTCGAAAAAGAcgcgaaaagtttcgggacgttcAGGAAACGGGCCTCAGGTCCCGCTTGCTTGAGTGGCTATTTCGAATTCCAAGAGTAATTAGTGATCGATAAATTGATTGTAATGTGCTTGCACTGGAGCCCAATCAGATGCGTTTGCTTCCGCGAGAAAATCCATCTAAGTACAGCTCTGTCTGTAGCGCTCTCATTTATGGGCTCCTTATTAAAGAAAGATGcatgttttcaaattaaaaacaaattactCTGACTGCAGAAACAGGATAGTtaaaaagcgaatgaaaggctCCAAGCATGGTTCGGGGAAGCATATCGGTGTTTCGTCTCACCTCAAAATGGCAATTACTAGATAAATTATATAAACAAAACTTGAAGGGCAGCAACAGTTGCAGTTGCAGTGGCCTTTCTTTCTGGCTTAGTCCGGGAAGAATCTGTTTCTATGCTAACAGCTAACGAGGCCTCTACTAACACACCTCAATTTTATTGTCATCTGGATCGCAGGTGTCAAACTTTCTTTTCAGTTTCATGATGGTTTTGCCATTGTCCTCCGTCAGTGAAATGAGTTCATAATCTTGCTGATCATCTTTCTCTGGCAACATGTGACCTTCAGCATGTCGATCCTGtcaaaaaacataaaatcgatTACTTAAGTTGACTATTTATGACGATACCGTAATGTGGAAAGGTTTAAGAAATTTCAACCCCAGTGCTGGCATTTTTTGTCAGTTATCACTAGCCTACGAGCAGGCTAGTCACCACTAGCAGACTGATCGAGTAGACGGCGGATTCAAACTCGCCGTCGTTGGTGAAGGTAAACTTTTGTacaacaaaatatttttcaacgaAGGTGGAGCCAGAAGGGGCATTCAAACagggcatgtactaaaaccggaaacaccgaaacgaaaccagCGAAACGATCGAAACAGCCGCAAGGGCAGACCCTTTACAGTGCGTAATATGGTTCATTTGAGTTGTAAAACAAAAagtgattaaaaaaagaagcaTCTTCCGTTTTCAATCTGCTTAGGAAATCTGCAAAGATTGTGAATAAAGATCATCTGAAATAGGAGACTCGAAGCGACAATCCGCCACGTCATTGTGAACTTTATATAGTTGTTTCGTGCGTTGCGGTGGTCCCGTTCGGTGAAATATTGCCCGGGGCAGTTCCCAAGATTAatgaaaaatgccctctgtttcagccaatcagcatttagtAACTTTCTTCTCAAAAAGTCAGTCATTTTCTTCAGTTAATCAATGACGCAGGTTGTAATTAGGGCCTAATTTGttacgttgttgttgtttgttggtGTTGCGACCAACGAAAATGAGCCAAAATTGCTGTACTTGAAATAAAGGCAAGATTTAACATGGAATGAACGTAACCTTGACAACGGAAAAACGAAATACGTTTTGCCATGTAAATGTTTGCAACCAAGATGATTAGCAGTGTTGCAGATGACTGTTTAGTCAGTTAGTGATAAGTATAAAGCAACTATGGGCCTCAATATTGAATGCAGCAAGTTGCAATTGTAGTCTAATTGTGCCTACCGCAAACTTCATTCACGCAGGTTATTGCGTCATAGCAGTTTTCTGACTGTTTTGTTGATTTCGCGTTATGTAGCGCATCTTGTTTGGGATGATTGGAAAATTACGACTCCCTTCTTTTAGTGCACTGAATCAAGAATGTTACTGATAAACTCATGCTTTGCTCAGCCATCTAAACTTTGGTCCCTCACCAAAGAGAGTAGATTAAaccaattaattttaaaatttccgacaacAATATTCATACGCTATTGTATATGGCCCGAGTGTTTATACTGGATAAAACGTCAAATTGGAAACACCATATTGATGACATAGACGGCAAAATAAGTGAAACTGCGGCTATAATCACTAACAACAACAGGAAAGCGCCTGGAAAGGACAAAATACTTCTTCATCAAGTTAAGAAAAATTGGCGGTCTTTACCCACCCAACCGCACAATGCTGACTGAAGCAAGTATATATAATCTGCACGGCAACTCGGTTTGGACATTGGTCTGAGACAGTGAcatcttttcttttcatatcATTTAGAAAGAATGTGCACAAGGTTGTCACAAAGAACCGGTGCTCTGAAGAGAATTAAGATTATGTACATTACAAGGCTGTGAAGATCGAAACAGTACTTGAAATAAAGGCAAGATTTAACATGGAATGAACGATAGAAGTCTCTGTTTGTGCTAGTGTAATTCAAGTTGGTTACTGTCGAACTCCACGGATTGTCTCCCGGAATAATTCTTGTTCTCAGAAAAAGGCCAAAAAGAGTAACACGTCGTGGCTCTATTTTATCGCTTTCTGTATGTTGAGAACAAAACAGCCCAGTGGACACAGTTTTCCTTCCCCGACTATGGGATAGATTCAGTTGAACGGTTGAAGTGAAAGATGAGATAAAGGCCTTTATTTTGTTATGAATTTCATCTTAAAGCAAGATGACAGGAGCCGAGTGAAACTGAAATCATTTGTTATCCGAGTTTCCCTAGCTTCGTTAGAATGGATGGGGGAAGCACTGTCAAAATATCAATATTCGACTCAGTGATAGTGAGCCAGAGAGggcgaaaacaatagaaacaagttgcaatgaatgtgaaagatattagctTATCTTCCACTTTCTTTTGTCTtcgtcctctaaacctctctttcaggctggaatttaatatatcgaaagtggcctatttagGGAGCCTGTATTTTATAGTGGAACTTACAACAGCACAAGGTCAGGCATAAGCTACAGCGATGAGAAGTGGCCATTAATTTGATCACATATGGAGAAATTTACATTCATGCGGGATACTTCAAGAAAGAAATGAGCAGTGCAGTTTAAAATCGGATGACGTGATGAAAGATCGGCATTGAGAAGTCGTTCAATACCTGAAAATAAGGCTTTCCGTCTTTCACCCAGCCAATCACAATATCTGCTCCTTCCATCTTTCCTTGTCCACTAGAGATACCGAATCCAACCCATCCGAGTGTGTTGGCCTCGACAGTGAAGagaatttcttttcttgtttcgGTAACATTCCAATACAATTTCACATTCTGATCTTCATCCAATGAAGATAAAAAAGTGTGGGTTGATAAGAGATCGCCTGCTGCTGCGGACATCCGCGGGAAAGAAAACTCAAGAAGTAAGACGGAAAACGCAAAGGAGAAAATCATGCTTCCGATGCTGCTTTTTCTATTGCACAGTCAGGTAAAAATAAGCGCTGTCGACCAAGACTCAATCGTTTTGTTAGGGAAATAGCGATACGCATAAGAGCCTTTAAGCGCGTTTAATCTTTATTACAAAGTATAattttcacaaggaaattaTCATGGTTCTTTGATGTTAAATGGTTAACAATATATGTGTGACATTTACTTTAGGAGTGCCGGAAAAAGATCTCGGaatatcattaattttaaatgTCGTCTTCCAatatcataaaaataataaattgcacTATCATGCTTTTGTGTTCTGGATTTTGGACAAAATTACACTCTTACGTAAGCATCGCTCACCATTGCTCACACACTGAAATACTAACAAAAGGCCACGCAAACCTAATCAGGGATTTAAGGAGAGAttaaagagaaagaaaagagcTTGTTTCACAGACGCTATTGTTTTCCTGCTAAGGTCAAAACAAATGTTTGATTCTTCATTTCAAGAAAGTATGTTCAATTTCTTGGGTTTTTAAAATTACTCGACCATGGTCCTACTTTGAATTTTATATAGCGCTTCAAAAAACAGGCGCTTTTATATTTTGATCTTTGAAATGATACAGTTCTTTCAAATGCCTTGTCACTCGTTATATACAAGTGCATTTGAGTTGatgaaaactgaaaatgacaATTGCAAAGATTGAATAGGGCTTTTACAGTCAAGCTTTGCCCCGTTTATTAAGGGGGTTCGCGACATCGACatttcactgtttttgtttttttttttttgtcatgcaATCATCAATCACAAGAATCTCACGTGTTGTTTCACAAAGGAAGCCTCAGGGTGGGGCTCAAGGGTTGACTGTTAAGTGTTATGGACCACATCTTTTTGCTGTTAACTGTTATATTTAACACTGAATTATTCCATGCGCGTGATGGATATAGGTAGCAAACCAAGCGCGCagcgctgagttggctataatcgtctcatatccaacaaacgcgagtggaataattgttttaataataataatgataatagcttttcaataaaacac encodes the following:
- the LOC137987744 gene encoding DBH-like monooxygenase protein 1, with product MIFSFAFSVLLLEFSFPRMSAAAGDLLSTHTFLSSLDEDQNVKLYWNVTETRKEILFTVEANTLGWVGFGISSGQGKMEGADIVIGWVKDGKPYFQDRHAEGHMLPEKDDQQDYELISLTEDNGKTIMKLKRKFDTCDPDDNKIEPGTTKVIYAYHHDDPLSENSIPQHSPQNRGARSVFFLNAASKRPTLPPDTKQFELIHNKTTIPADETSYMCVVHEIPRLNEKHHIIKIEPVIQSGNEGVVHHILLYECRDDFPVHHLNFSGKCYRSNMPPPLRECAGRSSIAGWAIGGKAFYYPEHAGLPIGTADSPKVVILEIHYDNPEKKEGIIDSSGFRFYYTKQLRKYDAGLLLVGASSDHALTIPPKETNWEINGYCSSNCTRQGFKGSKLPEGGINVFAAMSHTHLTGRKIFLRHIRNEVELPEISRDDHYDFNFQEYQTMRKEVHVAPGDALINVCVYDSTDRTGFTRGGLGTRDEMCISLLLYYPKVNTSLCLSSERPAWQKWDEQYLKQNYELLGKPTFWSGAVDEGLKEAYRETKTVLSVCVDKAKQVYGVSPKPVIKKPYQSESMCKDTVSVATNVVPGYSVLVTIASLIAFIR